The Flammeovirga yaeyamensis genome segment CAGTAATCACGTTTTTCATTTTTAACTTTTCATTTTTAATTTAATAATCGCTCTTCACTTTTCCCTCTTCACTCTTCACTGTTTTTTGCTAAAAAAACCTCGTGATTTGAAACTGATATGCAAAATCCGACACCCTATACTCATCATTCGGACCCGATCTTGAATATTGCCAATTGGCTTTGAATGATCCATCAAGTTGATCAGAAAATCGTTTTCCGACTCCAATACCTATTTTGGATACGTTATGAAATACTTCTGGTATTTCGTCTTTTATGGGGTAATAATATTCTGCTACAAACGGAAGGTAAACATTTCTATGGTTACGAAAGGGTGTGAATGATCCAAATAACTTTGATCTTAACCGAAGATCTGTGTTATAGGCATCCACTCCTGTTAGCCACGATAAACGCTGTTCAGTCTTTAATTGAAAATTTAAAGAATATAGATCTGTTTTTATGAATTTGACCACGACTGCTTGCCAAGGTCTAAGCTCAAATCGGTTATCAATTTCTTTGTTGAAATGATAATAAAAAGCTACTCCCCCTTTTAAATCAAACGTTTTGCTTAGATGGTAATTTACTGATGTTTCATGATAGATTTTATTCCAATAATTATCAGAGAAAATGGTTTCATATCCAAAATCGAATAACCAATTGAAACGGTCGGAAGTTTGAAGGTGAAAATAAAGATCCATCCACAGTTGCTGATTGACCACATCTTTTTTTACTGGATGTTTTTCTTGAGCATCAACAGAAAAGGAAATAAAATTTAGCAGTAGAATTAGGTTTAAAATGTATTTTTTGAAAGTAGGCATTTATTTGAGTCATAATGAATTTGAGTGCGAATTTATAAATTTTAAATGGATTGACAATTGTTTAAATCAAAATAACTTTGGCGTT includes the following:
- a CDS encoding DUF2490 domain-containing protein, with translation MPTFKKYILNLILLLNFISFSVDAQEKHPVKKDVVNQQLWMDLYFHLQTSDRFNWLFDFGYETIFSDNYWNKIYHETSVNYHLSKTFDLKGGVAFYYHFNKEIDNRFELRPWQAVVVKFIKTDLYSLNFQLKTEQRLSWLTGVDAYNTDLRLRSKLFGSFTPFRNHRNVYLPFVAEYYYPIKDEIPEVFHNVSKIGIGVGKRFSDQLDGSFKANWQYSRSGPNDEYRVSDFAYQFQITRFF